The Siansivirga zeaxanthinifaciens CC-SAMT-1 region TGCTGTCTTCAATATTTGTTACATCTGAAACATGCACCGCACAAATTTTTTCACAAAAAGCTACAATTTCTTTTGTATTCTCTTCTTTATTACACAGAATAATATCTGGCTTTAACGCCTCAATTTTATCAAAATGAATCTGTTTTGTACCTCCAACAATAGTTGCTTTACGTTTTATATAATTTGGATGAACACAAAATTTGGTAACACCTACCAAAGAAGATTCCAAGCCTAAATCGCAGAGCAATTCGGTTTGGCTAGGAACTAATGAAATAATTCTCAGGGGTGTTTTATGGATTGTTATAACTCTGTTTAGCTGATCTTTAAATTCCATATAATTAGAATTTTAATGATCTAAGATTATATATCTACTTAAAATAAGCATTCAATTCTGCCTCCATTTCAAGTTGTAACTCTTTTGCTTTTTGAGCAGCAACTTCGGCAAAATCTGCATTATTAGAGGCATAAATAATCCCTCTCGAAGAGTTTATTAGCAGACCTACAGTATCATTCATTCCATATTTACAAACGTCTTGCAAGTTCCCTCCTTGTGCACCAACACCAGGAACCAATAAAAAACTGTCTGGAATAATGTTTCTAATATCGGCTAAATATTCAGCTTTTGTAGCCCCTACAACATACATTAAATTCTCTGAATGATTCCATGTTTTAGAAGTTTCTAAAACCTGTTTATATAATTCGGTGTTGTTAACAGATAAGGTTTGAAAATCGAAAGCCCCGGCATTAGATGTCAATGCTAACATGATGGTATGCTTATCTTTAAACGCTAAAAAAGGTTCTACAGAATCTTTACCCATATAAGGCGCAACAGTAACAGAATCGAAAGCTAAATCCTCAAAAAAGGCTTTAGCATACATAGTACTGGTATTACCAATATCGCCACGCTTCGCATCGGCAATGGTAAAAATCTCTGGATAATATTCGTTTAAATATTGAATCGTTTTCTCTAAAGATTTCCAACCTTTTAAACCATAGGCCTCATAAAATGCAGTGTTGGGTTTGTAAGCAACGCATAAATGATGCGTGGCATCAATAATCGCTTTATTAAACGCGAAAATAGGATCTTCTTCTTCTAGAAGTTGTTGAGGAATTTTATTTAAATCGACATCTAATCCTATACACAAAAAGGATTTTTTCTTCTGAATTTCTTTTACTAATTGTTCTGTAGTCATATATAAAAAAGCCTCCAAAAAGAGGCTGTTTATTTAAATTACATGATCGTTTGCTTTTAGCTTTTCGGTGTTTTCGGCTAATTGCAGTTCGTCTATTATTTTTTGAATATCTCCGTTTACAATATTACTTAAGTCGTAAAGCGTTAAACCAATTCTATGATCGGTTACACGCCCTTGCGGATAATTATAGGTTCTAATTTTGGCACTTCTATCGCCACTGGTAACCATACTTCCTCGCTTAGCTGCATCTTCTTCGTTCTTTTTAGCCAACTCCATTTCATATAATCGAGAACGTAATACCTTAAACGCTTTCTCTTTATTTTTATGTTGCGACTTTTGGTCTTGACATTGCGCTACTAAACCTGTTGGTAAGTGTGTAAGCCTAACCGCAGAATAGGTTGTATTTACCGACTGACCTCCCGGACCTGAAGAACAGAAAAAATCAATTCGAACTTCTTTTGGGTTTATTTCAACATCAAATTCTTCCGCTTCAGGAAAAACCATTACTGTTGCTGCACTGGTATGAACGCGCCCTTGTGTTTCTGTTTGTGGCACACGTTGTACACGGTGTACGCCAGCTTCAAACTTTAAAGTTCCATAAACATCTTCACCTGTTACTTCAAATTGAATCTCTTTAAAACCACCATTGGTACCTTCACTAAAATCTACCGTATCAACTTTCCAGCCTTTACTTTCGCAGTATTTAGTGTACATTCTAAATAAATCGCCCGCAAAGATACTTGCTTCGTCACCACCTGTACCGGCACGTAGTTCAACAACCGCATTTTTAGAATCTTCAGGATCTTTAGGAATTAAAAGAAAACGAATTTCATCCTCTAATTTAGGAATACGTTCTTTGGCTTCTTCATACTGCATTTTAGCCATTTCCATCATTTCGGCATCACTTCCGTCGGATATAATTTCTTCTGCTTCCTTTAAGTTATTGGTTACTTCGATATATTCATCGCGTTTTCCAATAAGTACCTTAAGGTCTTTATATTCTTTATTTAAAGCAATGTAACGCTTTTGATCGGTCATGATATCTGGTTGAATGATTAAATCACTAACCTCATCAAAACGTTGCTTTACTATTTGTAGTTTATCTAACATCTCACTTTTTAATTGTGGGCAAAAATACGATAATTTATCTATTTTAATAGATACAAATGATTTCTTGGATTATATTTTATTAACCACATTTAGACGACCCGCAATCTGTACAAGTTAGACAGCCTTCCTGATAAATTAAATTTTCAGAATTACAGCTATCACAAACATGACCTTTGGCAGCAGTTCCATCTTCAACATAATGTTTTAAAGCACGAACTACCCCGTTTTTCCAGGTATTTATCGAGGCGCTATCTAATTGCAAACTATTAATTAAATCGACAATTTTATCGATAGGCATACCATGGCGAAGCGTACTCGAAATTAATTTTGCATAATTCCAGTATTCTGGATTGAATTTATGAGACAACCCTTCAATGGTAGTTTTATAACCTCTTTTATTTTTATATTGAAAATCGTAACGCGTATTACCCTCTTCGTTTTTACTTTTTATAATTAACCCTCGAGTTACCCATCTTGGTATTAAAATTCCATCTTCATCGTCTACTAAACCTGTAAAAATCTCATACGGTTTCTCGTCGATTAGCCCAATAAATGCAATCCATTTTTCTTTATTATTTTGAAAACGAACAACATCGGCTTCTAAAATTTCGGGGCGTTTTGTTGGAAAAGCTGTTAAAGCATCGGGGGCTGGTGTTTCACTCTTTTCGTCGTTTGCAATTAAAACTCCCGAACGGGACCCATCACGATACACGGTAACACCTTTGCAACCAACTTCCCAGGCTTTTAAATACAATTCACCTACCAAATCTTCGGTTACATCACTTGGTAAATTAATAGTTACACTAATGGAATGGTCTACCCATTTTTGAATCGCACCTTGCATACTCACTTTACTTAGCCAATCTACATCATTAGAAGTGGCTTTATAATAAGGCGATTGTTTTATTAAGTCGTCTAATTCCTCTTGAGTGAATTTTTTATTACTATCGATGCCATTTACTTCCATCCATTGCTTAAACCTGTGATGAAAAACCACATATTCTTCCCAAGAATCTCCTACTTCATCAACAAAATCTACACGAATATTTTTATCGTTTGGATTTACTTTACGTCTGCGTTTGTAAACAGGCATAAATACAGGTTCGATACCAGAAGACGTTTGCGTCATTAAGCTGGTGGTGCCCGTAGGCGCTATGGTTAACAAAGCGATATTTCTGCGACCATACTCAAGCATATCGAAGTATAATTTTTCATCTTCATTTTTTATACGCTGAATAAACGGATTATTTTTTTCGCGTTCTGAATCGAAAATAGCAAATGCACCACGATCTTTAGCCGTGTAAACCGATGCCCTGTAAGCTTCAATACACAATGTTTTATGAACTTCTAAAGAAAAAGCATTTCCTGCTTCACTTCCATATTGAATACCCAAAGCAGCCAGCATATCGCCCTCTGCAGTTATACCAATACCGGTGCGTCTGCCTTCTTCGGCTTTCTTCTTAATGTTTAACCATAAATTATATTCTGTAGCTTTTACTTCATCGGTTTCTGGGTCATTTTTAATTTTTTCTAAAACAACATCAATTTTTTCTAATTCTAAATCGATAATATCGTCCATGATGCGTTGTGCAACGGCCACATGCTTTTTAAATAAATTAAAGTTGAACTTGGCATGTTTTGTAAATGGATTTTCAACATATGAAAACAAATTAATGGCCAACAAACGACAAGAATCGTAAGGACATAAAGGAATTTCGCCACAAGGATTCGTAGAAACTGTTTTATAACCTAAATCGGCATAACAATCTGGAACCGATTCATTAATAATAGTATCCCAAAATAAAATACCTGGTTCGGCCGATTTCCAAGCGTTATGAACTATTTTTTTCCAAACATCATTCGCTTTTATAGTTTTTGAATATTTAGGGTTTTCGCTAAAAATTGGATACTTCTGTGTGTACTCGGTATCATTTTTAACCGCTTCCATAAAAGCATCATCAATACGAACCGAAACATTAGCTCCCGTAACTTTACCTTGTTCTAATTTGGCATCAATAAAATCTTCTGAATCTGGATGATTTATAGAAACCGACAACATTAAAGCACCACGACGACCATCTTGAGCAACCTCTCTGGTTGAATTTGAATAACGCTCCATAAAAGGAACAATGCCTGTAGATGTTAATGCAGAATTTTTAACTGGAGAACCTTTGGGTCTTATATGAGATAAATCGTGACCCACACCGCCACGACGTTTCATTAGTTGCACTTGCTCCTGATCTATTTTCATAATACCTCCATAAGAATCTGAATCTCCAGGATTACCTATTACAAAACAATTAGAAAGCGATGCCGTTTGGTAAGGGTTGCCTATACCCGCCATTGGGCTGCCTTGTGGAACAATATATTTGAAATCTTTTATTAATGAAAATATGTCTTCTTCTGAAAGTGGATTCGGGTAAGTCTGTTCTATTCTGGCAATTTCCTTGGCGATACGCTTATGCATATCATCTGGAGTTAACTCATATAAATTACCATTAGAATCTTTTAATGCATACTTATTTATCCAGACGCGAGCTGCTAAATCGTCTCCTTTAAAATATTTTACTGAAGCTTCAAAAGCTTCATCTTGAGTGTAAGCTCTTTGTTGTTCGAGGGATTGAGTTTCTACAGGCATGGTTTAGTTTAATTTTACATTATTACTTAAACAAATAACGTAAAATTTTTAAACTTAAAACATGATAAAAATCAGGAAGTTTACAATAAAAAAATACAAAATATTGATTTTCAATATTTTAAAAATTTATCAACACAAAAAAGTTAACAAATAATTTAATTTTATTTAATTTAAAAAAATTAAAAATCTACAGCAAAACCAATTCCTAAAAACTGTTTCCATTGTACTTTGGCACCTGCTTCATCAAACTCACCTTCAACATCGGTTGGTTTGGAAGTTTTCACATCATTATCGTATCGAATATGAGATCCTAAGCTAGCTTTAATAAAATCGTTCACTTTAAAATTAAAATCTAAACTCCAGTCTATATCAATATTTCCGAATTTATTAATGTAATCGGAATACAAACTCACTTGGTTTTTCAAATCGATATTTTCAACAACTTCCATTTCATAGCTGTTAGTAACTAAAACACCAACCTCTTTCCTGATGCGTTCACCCGGAACGATAATATTTCCTAGAGCATCATAAACCGCTGGCGTTACACCAAAAGCTCCTGCATTAGCCAAATCTTCATCTAAAACAAACGTTGCTTTTAAAGTTAATGGCGAAAAATAAAATGATAACTTTTCGATATTTTTACCATATTCCATACCGCCACCAAAAAACAAATAACCTGGAGCTAATAAAGTAGAAATTGGCTCTTCTTTGTTTGGGTATTTATAACCATTTAATAATTGCGTTCTAAAGTTTAATCTTGCAGAGTAAAACCAATTAGAAATACTATCGGGCTTATATCCAATGTTAGAATTTATTTCTAACAAATCGTCTGTTTTTCTTAATTCTTGAGCCTGCTGCCTGTTAACACCAAAACGTAACAGGGCATTGTTTTTCCAGGAAAAGTATTTATCGTGATAATTAGCAGACGATTCTATACCTAATAAACCAGAAATGGAATTACTACCTCCCGAATTCCAGTTTGAAAATGCTACCTCGCTTAAATAAATAGAACCTTTATTTTTCTGTTCCCATTGCGGACCGTCGTATTTTTTAACTTTTACTTTTAAAAATAAAGAATCTGGTTGCGCTAAACCAATTTGAAAAAAGAAACAAACAACTATTAATAAAAGGTTTTTCATGGGTAATTTAATATTTTATTAACAAAACTACTCTCCTATCAATAACTGTTCCGTTTTTTTATTTTTGATAGAATTTAATAGTTAAACTCTCCAAACTCACTTTTTATTGTAAGCTTTTTATCTTTTGATGCTTCTACCTTACCAATAACCTGAGCGTTAACGTTAAAAGATTTTGAAATTGCTATAATGCCTTCAGCTATTTCTGGAGACACATATAATTCCATTCTGTGACCGCAATTAAATACCTGATACATTTCTTTCCAATCGGTTTTACTCTGCTCTTGAATTAATTTAAATAATGGCGGTATTGGAAACATATTATCTTTAATAATATGAAATTCATCTACAAAATGAAGGATTTTTGTTTGAGCACCACCAGAACAGTGAACCATACCGTGCACGGTTTCACTGTTAAATTGCGATAATATTTTTTTAATTATTGGCGCATAAGTTCTTGTTGGAGACAGCACTAATTGTCCGGCATCGATTGGCGAACCTTCTACAGCATCGGTTAATTTTACTTGACCAGAATACACTAAATCTTCAGGAACGGAAGCATCAAAACTTTCCGGATATTTTTTAGCTAAGTAGTTATGAAACACATCATGTCTTGCCGAAGTTAATCCGTTACTTCCCATACCGCCATTATAAGCTTTCTCGTAAGTTGCCTGACCAAAACTTTCTAGGCCAACAATAACATCGCCAGCTTTAATATTGGCATTATTTATAACATCACTGCGTTTCATACGAGCGGTAACAGTAGAATCGACAATAATGGTTCTCACTAAATCTCCAACATCGGCAGTTTCTCCACCTGTAGAATGTATGGTTACACCAAAAGACTTCAACTCTTCAATAAGTTCTTCGGTGCCATTAATAATGGCAGAAAGTACTTCACCAGGAATTAAGTTTTTGTTTCTTCCTATGGTTGAAGACAACATAATATTATCGGTAGCCCCAACACATAACAAATCATCGATATTCATTATAAGTGCATCTTGAGCGATCCCTTTCCAAACCGAAACATCTCCTGTTTCTTTCCAATACATATAAGCTAAAGAAGACTTTGTTCCTGCACCATCGGCATGCATGATTAAGCAATAATCGTTGTCGTTTGTTAAATAATCTGGAACAATTTTACAGAATGCTTTTGGAAATAAGCCTTTATCTATATTTTTAATAGCATTGTGCACATCTTCTTTTGATGCTGAAACGCCACGTTGAGCGTAACGTTTAGAAACTTCTTGACTCATAGTATTGAATTGTGCTGCAAATTTAATTTTTTTGAATTAAAAAATCCCGGTTTTACCTCGGGATTTTATTTTTTTAGTTCTTGCTTAACACTAGGTTAGATTTGAAACAGAAAATATATTGACTAGCACAACATAAACCTTCAAACAATTTAAGCAATCAATATCTTTAATAGATTATCGAGTAAATAGCAACTCGCGATACTTCGCTAACGGCCAAATTTCGTCGTCTACCAACAATTCTAATTTATCGCAATGATAACGAATGTCTTTAAAAATAGACTTAACATCGAAACAATACGAAGTAGCTTTTTGTGCTATATCGTCCATAGTATTTGCCTTTCTTCGGGCATCTGTCATTTTAGTTACATTGCTGTTAATAGCTTCTATATGCGCAGAAATTTCTTCGATTAATCCCATTTGCTCCTTGGCAACAGTCTTGTATTTATCTTCAAAAATTTCTTTTAAACCTTTTACATTTTCAATTAAAATATTTTGATACTTAACCGCCGTTGGAACAATATGATTTCTAGCTATATCGCCTAAAACTCGACTTTCTATCTGAATGTGCATAATGTAGGCTTCCATCTCAATTTCGTAGCGTGCATGAGATTCAATTTTACTCATAACATTCATTTCCTCAAATAATTCGATGGCCTTAGCTGATATTTTAGCTTTTAAAGCTTCGGGCGTTGTTTTATTATTACTCAAACCACGCTTGACCGCCTCTTCTTCCCAAGCTTGTCCGTAGCCATTACCCTCAAAAAGAATGGGTTTAATAGATTTTATATATTCACGCAATACATTAAAAACTGCTTCGTCTTTTTTAAGGTCTTTTTTATCTATTAGTTTATCTACTTCAACTTTAAATTCTTTAAGTTGCTTTGCTACAATAGTATTTAAAACCGTCATCGGATTTCCGCAATTAGCCAAAGATCCAACGGCTCTAAATTCGAATTTATTCCCAGTAAAAGCGAATGGTGAAGTTCGGTTTCTATCGGTATTATCTAACAAAACATCTGGAATTTTACCAACGACATTTAATTTGAGTTCGGTTTTTTCTTCAGGTGATAATTTACCTTTTGTAACCCCTTCGAGTTCTTCTAAAACCTTCGTTAGCTGTTCTCCAATGAAAACGGACATGATTGCTGGTGGCGCTTCGTTAGCACCTAGTCTATGATCGTTACTAGCGGAAGCTATCGAGGCTCTTAACAGGTCTTCGTATTCGTAAACAGCTTTTATCGTGTTTATAAAAAAGGTTAAAAACTGTAAATTACTCATTGGTGTTTTTCCTGGCGATAATAAATTTACGCCCGTATCAGTAGAAAGCGACCAGTTATTATGTTTGCCAGAACCATTGATTCCTGCAAATGGTTTTTCGTGTAATAAAACTTTAAAATCGTGTTTTGAAGCTACCCGACCCATAATATCCATAACTAATGAATTATGATCGACAGCCAAATTGACCTCTTCGTAAATAGGGGCTAATTCAAATTGATTTGGAGCCACTTCATTATGCCTTGTTTTTACAGGAATTCCCAAAAGCATACATTCATACTCTAACTCTTTCATGAAATTAAAGGCACGCGTAGGAATGGATCCAAAATAATGATCGTCTAATTGTTGTCCCTTAGCTGCAGAATGCCCCAACAAGGTTCTTCCCGTTAATTGGATATCAGGCCTGCTAGAAATTAAAAGTTTATCTACTAAAAAATATTCTTGCTCCCAACCCAGCGAAGACGATACTTTTTTTACATTTTTATCAAAATATTTACAAACCTCTGTGGCTGCAGAATCGATGGCAAACAAAGCTCTTAACAAAGGCGTTTTATAATCTAAAGCCTCACCAGTGTACGCTACAAATATTGTTGGAATACAAAGAGTTGTACCATAAATAAATGCAGGTGATGTTGGATCCCATGCAGTGTAACCACGGGCTTCAAACGTATTTCTAATACCACCATTTGGAAAACTAGAAGCATCTGGTTCTTGTTGTACTAATTGTGTACCACCAAACTTCTCGATAGCCATGCCATCTTCTAAAATCTCAAAGAATGCATCATGTTTTTCTGCGGTGGTTCCTGTTAAAGGTTGAAACCAGTGGGTGTAATGCGTAACCCCTTTAGATAGTGCCCAATCTCGCATAGAAGACGCCACTTGATCGGCAATATTTCTGTCTATTTTTTTTCCATGCTTTATAGCATTCATAACCCCTTTTAACGCATCTTTTGTTAAATATTGACGCATGGCAGTTTCATTAAAAACATTTTTACCAAAAAGTTCCGAACGACGCTCTTTATCTTCAAAAAACAGCGGTTTATGAGACAAAGATTCTTTTATAGCATGAAATCGTAATGTAGACATTTAGTTAATTTAAATTTAGTTTATTATTAGCAAAAATAAGAATATGACAAATATAAGATGTATTAATAGAAATATCATCATTAACATTTTTTCAATTTTATCATAAATTAATAATCTTTTTATAATAGATACCCTAAAAAAATAGGGGATGAACAAAAATAAGTCGACATTAAATCAAAAGACCCCTATAATTTAATAAGTCATTAATAAAAATATATATTTGTGTTATCATATTATTAATATATAACTGATAAAATATTTATTATGGCAAAAATTAAATTAGAGTATCTGTGGTTAGATGGATACTTTCCAACTCAAAACTTAAGAAGCAAAACTAAAGTAGAAGAACACGAAAACTTCAAAGGTACCTTAGAAGAAATAGGAAACTGGTCTTTTGACGGATCTTCAACAAGACAAGCAGAAGGTGGATCTTCTGACTGTTTATTAGTACCAGTAGCTATCTATCCAGACCCAGAGCGCGTTAACGGATGGTTAGTAATGACTGAAGTTATGAATGCTGATGGAACACCTCACGTTTCTAACGGTAGAGCAACTATTGATGATGACAATGATGATTTCTGGTTCGGTTTTGAGCAAGAATATTTTATAATGGATACTAAAACACAATTACCTTTAGGTTTCCCTGTAGGTGGTTATCCAGCTCCACAAGGAATGTACTACTGTTCTGTTGGTGGAAAAAATACACACGGTAGAGATTTAGTTGAAGAGCATGCTGATTTATGTATTGCTGCTGGACTAAATTTTGAAGGTATTAACCAAGAGGTTGCTTGTGGACAATGGGAGTTCCAATTATTCGCTAAAGGAGCTAAATTAGCTGGTGACGAATTATGGATTGCTAGATATTTACTAGACAGATTAACTGAAAAATACGGTTACTACATCGAGTATCACCCAAAACCACTAGGAAAAGATATGGATTGGAATGGTTCTGGTATGCACGCTAACTTCTCTAACTCAACTTTAAGAACTTGTGGAAGCAAAGAAACTTACGAAGCTATTTGTGAGGCTTTCCGTCCAGTTGTTAAAGAACACATTGAAGTATACGGTGAGTTTAACGACCAACGTTTAACTGGTAAGCACGAAACTGCTGCTATCACAGATTTCTCTTATGGTATTTCAGATCGTGGTGCATCTATTCGTATTCCATTAATTACAGTAAACAAAGGATGGAAAGGTTGGTTAGAAGACAGAAGACCTGCTTCTAATGGAGATCCATACAAAATTGCAGCTAGAATTATCAAAACAGTAAAATC contains the following coding sequences:
- the pyrF gene encoding orotidine-5'-phosphate decarboxylase, producing the protein MTTEQLVKEIQKKKSFLCIGLDVDLNKIPQQLLEEEDPIFAFNKAIIDATHHLCVAYKPNTAFYEAYGLKGWKSLEKTIQYLNEYYPEIFTIADAKRGDIGNTSTMYAKAFFEDLAFDSVTVAPYMGKDSVEPFLAFKDKHTIMLALTSNAGAFDFQTLSVNNTELYKQVLETSKTWNHSENLMYVVGATKAEYLADIRNIIPDSFLLVPGVGAQGGNLQDVCKYGMNDTVGLLINSSRGIIYASNNADFAEVAAQKAKELQLEMEAELNAYFK
- the prfA gene encoding peptide chain release factor 1; protein product: MLDKLQIVKQRFDEVSDLIIQPDIMTDQKRYIALNKEYKDLKVLIGKRDEYIEVTNNLKEAEEIISDGSDAEMMEMAKMQYEEAKERIPKLEDEIRFLLIPKDPEDSKNAVVELRAGTGGDEASIFAGDLFRMYTKYCESKGWKVDTVDFSEGTNGGFKEIQFEVTGEDVYGTLKFEAGVHRVQRVPQTETQGRVHTSAATVMVFPEAEEFDVEINPKEVRIDFFCSSGPGGQSVNTTYSAVRLTHLPTGLVAQCQDQKSQHKNKEKAFKVLRSRLYEMELAKKNEEDAAKRGSMVTSGDRSAKIRTYNYPQGRVTDHRIGLTLYDLSNIVNGDIQKIIDELQLAENTEKLKANDHVI
- a CDS encoding adenosylcobalamin-dependent ribonucleoside-diphosphate reductase, whose protein sequence is MPVETQSLEQQRAYTQDEAFEASVKYFKGDDLAARVWINKYALKDSNGNLYELTPDDMHKRIAKEIARIEQTYPNPLSEEDIFSLIKDFKYIVPQGSPMAGIGNPYQTASLSNCFVIGNPGDSDSYGGIMKIDQEQVQLMKRRGGVGHDLSHIRPKGSPVKNSALTSTGIVPFMERYSNSTREVAQDGRRGALMLSVSINHPDSEDFIDAKLEQGKVTGANVSVRIDDAFMEAVKNDTEYTQKYPIFSENPKYSKTIKANDVWKKIVHNAWKSAEPGILFWDTIINESVPDCYADLGYKTVSTNPCGEIPLCPYDSCRLLAINLFSYVENPFTKHAKFNFNLFKKHVAVAQRIMDDIIDLELEKIDVVLEKIKNDPETDEVKATEYNLWLNIKKKAEEGRRTGIGITAEGDMLAALGIQYGSEAGNAFSLEVHKTLCIEAYRASVYTAKDRGAFAIFDSEREKNNPFIQRIKNEDEKLYFDMLEYGRRNIALLTIAPTGTTSLMTQTSSGIEPVFMPVYKRRRKVNPNDKNIRVDFVDEVGDSWEEYVVFHHRFKQWMEVNGIDSNKKFTQEELDDLIKQSPYYKATSNDVDWLSKVSMQGAIQKWVDHSISVTINLPSDVTEDLVGELYLKAWEVGCKGVTVYRDGSRSGVLIANDEKSETPAPDALTAFPTKRPEILEADVVRFQNNKEKWIAFIGLIDEKPYEIFTGLVDDEDGILIPRWVTRGLIIKSKNEEGNTRYDFQYKNKRGYKTTIEGLSHKFNPEYWNYAKLISSTLRHGMPIDKIVDLINSLQLDSASINTWKNGVVRALKHYVEDGTAAKGHVCDSCNSENLIYQEGCLTCTDCGSSKCG
- a CDS encoding DUF3078 domain-containing protein, which translates into the protein MKNLLLIVVCFFFQIGLAQPDSLFLKVKVKKYDGPQWEQKNKGSIYLSEVAFSNWNSGGSNSISGLLGIESSANYHDKYFSWKNNALLRFGVNRQQAQELRKTDDLLEINSNIGYKPDSISNWFYSARLNFRTQLLNGYKYPNKEEPISTLLAPGYLFFGGGMEYGKNIEKLSFYFSPLTLKATFVLDEDLANAGAFGVTPAVYDALGNIIVPGERIRKEVGVLVTNSYEMEVVENIDLKNQVSLYSDYINKFGNIDIDWSLDFNFKVNDFIKASLGSHIRYDNDVKTSKPTDVEGEFDEAGAKVQWKQFLGIGFAVDF
- a CDS encoding AIR synthase related protein, which gives rise to MSQEVSKRYAQRGVSASKEDVHNAIKNIDKGLFPKAFCKIVPDYLTNDNDYCLIMHADGAGTKSSLAYMYWKETGDVSVWKGIAQDALIMNIDDLLCVGATDNIMLSSTIGRNKNLIPGEVLSAIINGTEELIEELKSFGVTIHSTGGETADVGDLVRTIIVDSTVTARMKRSDVINNANIKAGDVIVGLESFGQATYEKAYNGGMGSNGLTSARHDVFHNYLAKKYPESFDASVPEDLVYSGQVKLTDAVEGSPIDAGQLVLSPTRTYAPIIKKILSQFNSETVHGMVHCSGGAQTKILHFVDEFHIIKDNMFPIPPLFKLIQEQSKTDWKEMYQVFNCGHRMELYVSPEIAEGIIAISKSFNVNAQVIGKVEASKDKKLTIKSEFGEFNY
- a CDS encoding glutamine synthetase III family protein is translated as MSTLRFHAIKESLSHKPLFFEDKERRSELFGKNVFNETAMRQYLTKDALKGVMNAIKHGKKIDRNIADQVASSMRDWALSKGVTHYTHWFQPLTGTTAEKHDAFFEILEDGMAIEKFGGTQLVQQEPDASSFPNGGIRNTFEARGYTAWDPTSPAFIYGTTLCIPTIFVAYTGEALDYKTPLLRALFAIDSAATEVCKYFDKNVKKVSSSLGWEQEYFLVDKLLISSRPDIQLTGRTLLGHSAAKGQQLDDHYFGSIPTRAFNFMKELEYECMLLGIPVKTRHNEVAPNQFELAPIYEEVNLAVDHNSLVMDIMGRVASKHDFKVLLHEKPFAGINGSGKHNNWSLSTDTGVNLLSPGKTPMSNLQFLTFFINTIKAVYEYEDLLRASIASASNDHRLGANEAPPAIMSVFIGEQLTKVLEELEGVTKGKLSPEEKTELKLNVVGKIPDVLLDNTDRNRTSPFAFTGNKFEFRAVGSLANCGNPMTVLNTIVAKQLKEFKVEVDKLIDKKDLKKDEAVFNVLREYIKSIKPILFEGNGYGQAWEEEAVKRGLSNNKTTPEALKAKISAKAIELFEEMNVMSKIESHARYEIEMEAYIMHIQIESRVLGDIARNHIVPTAVKYQNILIENVKGLKEIFEDKYKTVAKEQMGLIEEISAHIEAINSNVTKMTDARRKANTMDDIAQKATSYCFDVKSIFKDIRYHCDKLELLVDDEIWPLAKYRELLFTR
- a CDS encoding glutamine synthetase beta-grasp domain-containing protein encodes the protein MAKIKLEYLWLDGYFPTQNLRSKTKVEEHENFKGTLEEIGNWSFDGSSTRQAEGGSSDCLLVPVAIYPDPERVNGWLVMTEVMNADGTPHVSNGRATIDDDNDDFWFGFEQEYFIMDTKTQLPLGFPVGGYPAPQGMYYCSVGGKNTHGRDLVEEHADLCIAAGLNFEGINQEVACGQWEFQLFAKGAKLAGDELWIARYLLDRLTEKYGYYIEYHPKPLGKDMDWNGSGMHANFSNSTLRTCGSKETYEAICEAFRPVVKEHIEVYGEFNDQRLTGKHETAAITDFSYGISDRGASIRIPLITVNKGWKGWLEDRRPASNGDPYKIAARIIKTVKSAKI